The genome window AATTAGTAGCACCAATTAGTCTAACAGCTCTTGCAGGATTCGATTCTACTTCATTTCGTTGTTATGTTTATTTGGGGCATTCATCATCGACCTTCAAACATCGTGACCGACACGTTGTTGATGGACAACGAGTCCTGCTTGCTCCTCGAGGAATCGGGGTCCAGCGGCCCTCTCATGGCAACAAAGCCCGGTTGCCTCGGCTGCGGCAGCAGCGCGCTGTCGCTTCCCAACATGAACAGCACCGACGACATCGTCGGTCGGTCCTCCGGTCGCTCCTGAACGCACAGAAGGCCGACCTTCATGCACCTCAAGACTTCCGCCTTGGGGTACGAGTCGCCGATGGCTTCGTCGACCAAGTCGAGGCCTTTACCTTCTCTCCATAGGCTCCACGTCTGAAGGCAATCACTGTTAGTGGCACAGCGAGGGAGGAAGACGACGATGAGTTCTTATACTTACGTATCCCAGAAGATTGAGGCTGCGAGACGAGTCATAGATTCCTCTGTTCTTTTTGCCGCTGATGATCTCAAGTACCAACACGCCGAAACTGAACACATCAGATTTCACGGAGAAGATTCCATCCATGGCGTATTCGGGAGACATGTATCCGCTGCAGTGATGGTAAGAGTAAGAAGCGTCTTTGATTCTGCTGGCCACGATGCACATGCCAATACAAGTTCATGAATTATGTGTTCTTGAAGTCTTACTATGTTCCGACGACTCTCTTGGTGTTTACTTCCGATTCGTCCCCTCCAAATATCCTTGCCATGCCGAAgtcagatatcttagggttcatgTGCATGTCGAGAAGAATGTTGCCAGCTTTCAGATCCCTGTGGATGATCCTCAATCTGGAATCCTGATGGAGGTACAGAAGACCTCGAGCAATCCCAACTATGATGCTGTAACGCGTTGGCCAATTCAGCAACCAACCCTTGGCTTTATCTGACCAACGATTCTCATGATGAGTGATGAATGGAGATGCAGAATGCCATGAGAAGGTGAAAGGATGAACTTATCACCAAAGAGGAAGGAGTCCAAGCTTCCGTTGGGCATGTACTCGTAGATCAACATCCTTTCTTCTCCTTCAGTGCAGCAACCAAGAAGGCGAACAAGGTTACGGTGCTGCAGCTTGGCGATCAGCACCACCTCGTTCTTGAATTCATCGAGGCCCTGCACCGATGTCTTGGACAGCCTCTTCACAGCTATCTCTTGCTCGTCCTCCAGCTTACCCTGCGAGCTTCTGGTTGAGAGCAGCCAAATTGGTGAAACTGTAAACCGCGAGACTCGGTCGATTCCCTACCTTGTACACGGGACCAAATCCCCCCTCGCCGAGCTTGTTTTCTATGGAAAAGCTGCCTGTGGCGTCCGCGACCGTTCCCAGATCGAACAACGGGAGGTCCAAGACCTTCGCTTCTGTTCCTTCATCGTTATGTCGGTCTGTGAAGGAGGTGGCCATGGCTGACATACCTGCTGAGTGATAACAACCGGTGATGAAGGATTCCTCTCGAGTGGTGGTAACAAGGTAAAGAAGAACAAGTGTTGATGGTACGTCTGctgcttcttttcttccttctccaaACACAGCAACCGACGAAAGCTAGGATTAAGATGAAGAGAGCAATGACCACAGTGATCACGGTTAAATGGATCCGGTGATGACTTGACTCTGAGTCTGAAACATCAAcatgatcatatgaaaacaaGAACAAAATTATATGTTCTCCTCAGATAAAAACCTTCGAGAAGCGTGCAGTATATATTAGCATGATATTTTTAGTACCACCACCTTCAGAGATGTCAAATACTGCTTGGACTATTTTTCCTATGAGCTACTATAATATCACAAAtgacaaacaaaaagaaaaaggtctGTGGTCAATGGCGGCTTCATTGTTGATTATTGATTCGAAGGTATATGCGTCTTACAAGCAACACCTATAATCTTACATTCACATGCTTTTATCCCTTCtttgtatatatattattatttttattagtaatttttaaaattattattcactTTGCTTTCTGACTTTCTtacttttctttcttatttaagtTCTGTTTTTCTCTTCTATGTTTCCATGCTTTATATATCCATGTTCTTTTTCTTGGTGATATTATTTTACCAAGATATAATAAAAGTACATGaactttttcaaaaaaattgaacAAATATATAGAAATCAAGTTTTTAATTTCTAATATATGCGTTTAAATTATAcctttgatgagggtaataaatgCGATAAGACGCGCATGACGTCAGTTGTCCCGAATGACGCCTCACAGCACCAGGTCAACGCAAACCGGAgcgctgaccgaggcacattaatgccCTGCTCAAgcttggttcttcacgccacgccaacaccaaggtcaaacgctaccagcctgccccctgcaaaagggcacatcaggaaacaataagcttccctataaatacccttgcattctgAACGGAAAAGGGGGACTTCTCCATCTAAAAACCCACTCCACAtcaactaacttgatcatcggaggggtcgggccgagcacgccgacccgacctttgtgcaggtacgaagacaACGGCTTCCCGCTAGGCCCCCATGCGAGGAGCCACCTCCCGGAAGAGTCAACGACACCATACACAACCACCGAGACGGACACGAAGCCCACCTC of Musa acuminata AAA Group cultivar baxijiao chromosome BXJ1-7, Cavendish_Baxijiao_AAA, whole genome shotgun sequence contains these proteins:
- the LOC135678134 gene encoding receptor-like serine/threonine-protein kinase SD1-8 isoform X3, with the translated sequence MSAMATSFTDRHNDEGTEAKVLDLPLFDLGTVADATGSFSIENKLGEGGFGPVYKGKLEDEQEIAVKRLSKTSVQGLDEFKNEVVLIAKLQHRNLVRLLGCCTEGEERMLIYEYMPNGSLDSFLFDKAKGWLLNWPTRYSIIVGIARGLLYLHQDSRLRIIHRDLKAGNILLDMHMNPKISDFGMARIFGGDESEVNTKRVVGTYGYMSPEYAMDGIFSVKSDVFSFGVLVLEIISGKKNRGIYDSSRSLNLLGYTWSLWREGKGLDLVDEAIGDSYPKAEVLRCMKVGLLCVQERPEDRPTMSSVLFMLGSDSALLPQPRQPGFVAMRGPLDPDSSRSKQDSLSINNVSVTMFEGR